Proteins encoded together in one Bacillota bacterium window:
- a CDS encoding sugar ABC transporter permease: MRNELVSVLRTSIKLHKKRLYIKKIWYFRHIYLFLLPAIIWYVIFAYYPMYGVLLAFKDFKYNLGILGSPWVGFKYFEAFLLDPRFYTVIKNTLAISILKLIFGFPAPIVLALMLNEVIHNRFKRVIQTVSYLPHFVSWVVVVSLMQKILSPSAGILNDIRYQLGKEPIFFMGQSSLFYPLVVMSDIWKGVGWGSIIYLSALTGIDPNLYEAAEIDGAGRWSKIFKITLPCLAPTIGILLILSLSNILNAGFEQIYLMQTPPTLSVSEVVETYILKRGIRQGEFAYATAIGVFKSFVSMVLIITVNNLSRKYTEISLW; this comes from the coding sequence ATGAGGAACGAGCTTGTAAGTGTTTTGAGAACGTCAATTAAATTACATAAAAAACGTTTATATATAAAAAAAATATGGTATTTTAGACATATATACCTTTTCTTGCTGCCGGCTATTATCTGGTACGTGATATTTGCGTACTATCCAATGTATGGAGTTTTATTAGCTTTTAAAGATTTTAAATATAATTTAGGCATTTTAGGGAGCCCATGGGTAGGTTTTAAATACTTCGAAGCATTTCTTCTGGATCCTAGATTTTACACAGTTATAAAAAATACCCTAGCTATAAGTATATTAAAATTAATTTTTGGATTTCCTGCTCCGATAGTACTAGCACTCATGTTGAATGAAGTTATACATAATAGGTTTAAGCGTGTAATACAAACTGTTTCATATCTTCCGCACTTTGTTTCCTGGGTTGTGGTAGTTTCATTGATGCAAAAAATTCTATCTCCAAGTGCCGGAATATTAAATGATATACGATATCAGCTGGGAAAAGAACCGATATTTTTCATGGGACAGTCGTCCCTGTTTTACCCTTTGGTTGTTATGAGCGATATATGGAAAGGTGTCGGCTGGGGATCAATAATATATTTATCAGCATTAACTGGTATTGACCCTAATTTATACGAAGCGGCAGAAATTGATGGTGCAGGAAGGTGGAGTAAGATTTTCAAAATAACTTTACCATGCCTTGCTCCTACCATAGGCATACTACTTATATTGTCCTTGAGTAACATTTTGAATGCCGGATTTGAACAGATATATCTAATGCAAACTCCTCCTACCTTAAGTGTCTCAGAGGTGGTAGAGACATATATTTTAAAGAGGGGTATACGTCAGGGTGAATTTGCATATGCAACAGCAATTGGAGTATTTAAATCTTTTGTGTCAATGGTTCTTATTATAACTGTAAATAATCTTTCAAGAAAATACACCGAAATTTCACTCTGGTAG
- a CDS encoding Uma2 family endonuclease: MEIVSKYEDYEGERYTYKDYLQWPEDERWELIDGVPYNMSPAPSKRHQEITGALFVEFYNYLKGKPCKVYIAPFDVRMAGEGESDDEASTVLQPDIVVICDRSKLDKRGCKGAPDLVVEVISPHTVKKDIIRKFDSYEKFGVKEYWIIRPEEETVTVFKLNKENKYGRPEIYCRADKIQVGIFDDLIISLEDILRE; this comes from the coding sequence ATGGAAATAGTCAGTAAATATGAAGATTATGAAGGTGAGAGATATACCTACAAAGATTATCTGCAATGGCCTGAAGATGAGAGATGGGAACTTATAGATGGTGTTCCATATAATATGAGTCCTGCTCCTTCAAAAAGGCATCAAGAAATTACTGGAGCATTGTTTGTAGAATTTTATAATTATTTAAAAGGTAAACCTTGCAAAGTTTACATTGCTCCTTTTGATGTGCGTATGGCTGGTGAAGGAGAATCAGATGATGAAGCTTCTACAGTTTTACAACCTGATATTGTAGTAATCTGCGACAGATCAAAATTGGATAAAAGAGGGTGCAAAGGAGCTCCCGACCTTGTCGTAGAGGTTATTTCACCGCATACGGTAAAAAAAGATATTATTAGAAAATTTGACTCTTATGAAAAGTTTGGAGTTAAAGAATACTGGATTATAAGACCTGAAGAGGAAACAGTTACAGTTTTTAAGCTCAATAAGGAAAATAAATATGGACGTCCGGAAATATACTGTAGGGCTGATAAAATTCAAGTTGGGATTTTTGATGATCTAATAATATCACTGGAAGATATCTTAAGGGAATAA
- a CDS encoding radical SAM protein: MKASVFNIFVDTENGEKLLYNSFRNSLVKLDKSTYETYKKITLQGGEDAIDMLDPLVLATIADFKRGGFIIDDDMNEVDYIKVVDVQSRFSHSKNFGLTIAPTLDCNFDCVYCYENHKEPKYMSRETENKVIDYVKEHLEDDGYLSITWYGGEPLLALETIYRLSETFIKITGDKNAGYDSMVITNGYLLSRKVAENLKKYKVTRAQITVDGAPEYHDSVRRLKNGKGTFDRILSNIREAKEIYEEFMISIRMNVGKENVDSFPVFIDKLEEYKIKNKISLGISEVEPHEYLCGQVNDATFTPEEFSRVYVRLVDMAVERGVPLAVISNNNLAHCSSTKKDAFLIGPDGKLYKCWDVIGNHLESVGEIGEDIKILNGSLKWLAWDMFKNKMCHECNVLPLCMGGCPRKSLVKDKIVNSMDHCNHIRYCMPELIKIMYKQRRLMKKIG; this comes from the coding sequence ATGAAAGCTTCCGTATTCAATATTTTTGTGGATACCGAAAATGGAGAAAAACTTCTGTACAACAGTTTTAGGAATTCCCTTGTCAAACTTGATAAAAGTACATATGAAACGTACAAAAAAATTACATTACAGGGTGGAGAAGATGCAATTGATATGTTGGATCCTTTGGTATTGGCAACTATTGCGGATTTTAAAAGGGGAGGCTTTATAATAGACGATGATATGAACGAAGTTGATTATATTAAGGTAGTTGATGTTCAAAGCAGATTCTCACACAGTAAAAATTTTGGATTAACCATAGCGCCCACCCTGGATTGCAATTTTGATTGCGTATACTGCTATGAGAATCACAAAGAACCCAAATATATGAGCAGGGAAACAGAGAATAAAGTAATTGATTATGTGAAGGAACATTTGGAGGATGACGGGTATCTTTCCATTACATGGTATGGTGGAGAACCACTGCTGGCACTTGAGACAATCTACCGCCTTTCAGAAACGTTTATAAAAATTACTGGTGATAAAAATGCCGGGTATGACTCTATGGTTATCACTAACGGGTACTTATTAAGTCGGAAAGTTGCTGAAAATCTAAAAAAATACAAAGTTACAAGGGCACAAATAACGGTTGATGGTGCACCGGAATACCATGATAGCGTAAGACGGCTCAAAAACGGCAAAGGAACGTTTGACAGAATATTAAGCAATATCAGGGAAGCAAAAGAAATATACGAAGAATTCATGATTTCAATAAGGATGAATGTAGGAAAAGAAAATGTGGATTCCTTTCCGGTATTTATAGACAAGCTGGAGGAGTACAAGATTAAAAATAAAATATCGCTGGGTATTTCAGAAGTTGAACCTCATGAGTATTTATGCGGTCAAGTCAATGATGCTACATTTACTCCTGAAGAGTTTTCAAGGGTATATGTCAGGCTTGTGGATATGGCAGTGGAAAGAGGAGTACCACTGGCAGTAATATCAAATAATAATTTGGCACACTGTTCATCTACAAAAAAAGACGCATTTCTTATAGGTCCTGACGGAAAGCTGTACAAATGCTGGGATGTTATAGGAAATCATTTAGAAAGTGTAGGAGAAATCGGCGAGGATATAAAAATATTGAATGGATCTTTAAAGTGGCTGGCATGGGATATGTTTAAAAATAAGATGTGCCATGAATGCAATGTCCTGCCACTTTGTATGGGTGGCTGCCCGCGCAAATCCCTTGTGAAGGATAAAATTGTTAATTCAATGGACCATTGTAATCATATAAGATACTGCATGCCGGAGTTGATAAAAATTATGTATAAGCAGCGGAGGCTTATGAAAAAGATAGGCTGA
- a CDS encoding carbohydrate ABC transporter permease, with amino-acid sequence MSTRKATMSDKIYMVINYSLLTLLAVTTVYPFIYFLVLSFNDGYDAMRGGIYLFPREFTLENYQKAFQHPLILSSFLVSVSRTIVVTILAVLLTAMMAYALSRKGLPGRKYIVFFFFFTMLFSGGLIPTYVLYRQLGIFNTYWVLVVPSLYSFFNAIIIKTYFDTIPESLPESARIDGASDPVIFFKIMLPLSVPVLATIALFVSVGCWNDWFTGEFFIHEQKLRPAATLLRYLLAEASFEESTTAFETSTVQHAREAMRIRGVTPESLRVTFTILIVTPVLCVYPFLQKYFVKGVMIGSLKE; translated from the coding sequence ATGAGTACAAGAAAAGCTACTATGTCAGACAAGATATATATGGTAATTAACTACTCTTTACTTACATTACTTGCAGTTACAACAGTATACCCTTTTATATATTTTTTGGTTCTTTCATTCAACGATGGCTATGATGCTATGAGAGGAGGAATTTACCTTTTTCCTCGTGAATTCACTCTTGAAAACTATCAGAAAGCTTTCCAACATCCGTTGATTCTAAGCTCCTTTTTGGTTTCAGTATCCAGGACGATTGTCGTAACCATACTAGCTGTACTGCTAACAGCAATGATGGCATATGCATTATCCAGGAAAGGGCTTCCCGGGAGAAAATATATTGTGTTTTTTTTCTTCTTTACTATGCTATTTTCCGGAGGACTGATACCTACTTATGTACTTTACAGACAATTAGGTATTTTCAATACTTACTGGGTTCTTGTAGTGCCTTCTTTATACAGTTTTTTTAATGCGATTATTATTAAAACGTACTTTGATACTATACCAGAAAGTTTGCCGGAATCAGCAAGAATAGATGGAGCAAGCGATCCGGTGATATTTTTTAAAATAATGCTGCCTTTGTCCGTACCGGTTCTTGCTACTATAGCCCTTTTTGTTAGTGTAGGTTGTTGGAATGATTGGTTTACAGGTGAGTTTTTTATACACGAGCAAAAGCTTAGGCCAGCCGCCACGCTTCTTCGCTACTTGCTAGCGGAGGCTAGTTTTGAGGAGAGTACCACGGCATTTGAAACTTCAACAGTGCAGCACGCAAGAGAAGCCATGCGAATTAGAGGTGTAACTCCCGAGTCATTAAGAGTGACATTTACAATACTCATTGTTACTCCAGTCCTATGTGTATACCCGTTTCTCCAAAAGTATTTTGTTAAGGGAGTTATGATAGGTTCTCTTAAGGAATAA
- a CDS encoding extracellular solute-binding protein, which yields MKKLKSIKLLCLFVSLIILTSGLAACKGDSSKTDTTKPETIKGEAAKTEKKEVELTWLHCWCGGGAGFPQDQVNNPVAKKIRELTGITIKMESITIPETEKLNTMFASGVLPDFVYAPFWGSNDGEGKILVKAAQEGQILALDPYLDKYPNIKNNLHTFVSKEFLEFHLKRPELGGKTYFMLRTPASPEDLDNWGYGVFARGDILKALNIKPGEIDSSEKLYELLKKIKAGNFKDANGKPVFPGGTLHNGWDYRTYLYSWSDYYLSSYRKENDKIIHYLFSKDEEEKLMFMRKLMKEGLFDPEAFSNTDTMAKEKMAVGKLATVGCHAYSVVDQCKETLYKTNPEMKYEFLGPLKNKSGNIQTQVERKGASGGAVTFISATSKKAEDVLRFLDFMNSEEGQMLAYWGIEGVHYEIVNGKPKWLPEWKQKMDSDPNALRDSGIQIMREFILAYTKWPKPEEEKTEYDKWLEEVAARAPIVVIDKIGANALQEDWPKIQEFRDAVALVNYRDEFIRAIYVPTDEEALKILNAVRETYKKAGIDELTEYVAKKAAGRDDIGW from the coding sequence ATGAAAAAGCTTAAATCAATTAAACTACTTTGTCTTTTTGTTTCACTTATAATACTTACATCCGGATTGGCTGCGTGCAAAGGTGATAGCAGTAAAACGGATACAACTAAACCAGAGACAATTAAAGGCGAAGCAGCAAAAACGGAGAAAAAGGAGGTTGAACTTACTTGGCTGCATTGCTGGTGTGGAGGTGGTGCAGGTTTTCCACAAGATCAGGTAAATAATCCAGTAGCAAAGAAAATTCGAGAACTCACAGGAATAACAATTAAAATGGAATCAATAACTATCCCGGAAACAGAAAAACTCAATACAATGTTTGCTTCGGGTGTATTGCCTGATTTTGTATATGCACCTTTCTGGGGTTCGAATGACGGAGAAGGCAAGATCCTTGTAAAAGCTGCTCAGGAAGGACAGATTCTAGCACTTGATCCTTACCTTGACAAGTACCCAAATATTAAAAACAATTTGCATACTTTTGTCTCTAAAGAATTTCTGGAATTTCACTTAAAACGTCCTGAGCTTGGAGGCAAAACATATTTTATGCTTAGAACTCCTGCTTCGCCTGAAGACTTGGACAATTGGGGATACGGAGTTTTTGCTCGCGGAGATATCCTTAAAGCTCTGAATATAAAACCTGGAGAGATTGATAGTTCTGAGAAACTATATGAACTTTTGAAAAAAATTAAGGCGGGCAACTTTAAAGACGCAAATGGTAAACCGGTATTTCCAGGAGGTACATTGCATAACGGTTGGGATTATCGAACGTACCTTTATTCCTGGTCAGATTATTACCTTTCGAGTTATAGAAAAGAAAACGATAAGATAATACATTATCTTTTCTCAAAAGATGAAGAAGAGAAGCTTATGTTTATGAGAAAACTTATGAAAGAAGGTCTTTTTGACCCTGAAGCTTTCAGCAATACTGATACGATGGCTAAAGAAAAAATGGCTGTTGGTAAACTAGCTACTGTTGGCTGCCATGCCTATAGTGTCGTTGATCAGTGTAAAGAGACACTTTACAAGACCAATCCTGAAATGAAGTACGAATTTCTTGGGCCTCTTAAGAATAAGAGTGGAAATATTCAAACACAAGTTGAGAGGAAAGGTGCAAGTGGAGGTGCCGTAACTTTTATAAGTGCAACTAGCAAAAAGGCGGAAGATGTCTTAAGGTTCCTCGATTTTATGAACAGTGAAGAAGGACAAATGCTTGCTTATTGGGGTATTGAGGGTGTACATTATGAAATTGTAAACGGAAAACCAAAGTGGCTACCTGAATGGAAACAAAAAATGGACAGCGACCCCAATGCATTAAGAGATTCGGGTATACAAATTATGCGCGAATTTATTCTTGCATATACCAAGTGGCCGAAACCGGAAGAAGAAAAAACCGAATATGACAAATGGCTGGAGGAAGTTGCTGCTAGAGCTCCAATTGTAGTTATTGACAAGATTGGTGCTAACGCTCTTCAGGAGGATTGGCCGAAAATTCAGGAATTTAGAGATGCAGTTGCGCTAGTTAACTATAGGGATGAATTTATAAGAGCCATATATGTACCTACTGACGAAGAAGCTTTAAAAATACTAAATGCTGTTAGAGAAACGTATAAAAAGGCAGGTATCGATGAGTTAACGGAATATGTTGCCAAGAAAGCAGCAGGAAGAGATGATATAGGCTGGTAA
- a CDS encoding radical SAM protein, translated as MKASMFNILTEQDDGSILFYNSMWGTLATMDKKSYDIYKAIIDTGYKEDEADPEIHTLAVQLKKGGFIVEDSIDELKCLKQRYENNKSSFSIFRLYIVPTSACNFACKYCYYEGCGNNKMPEEVQDALLEFVKKRIGSRKVLNIVWTGGEPTLAPDVIIRLSKGLMKITKELGIAYVSSIFTNGYLFDRDMAEELYEYGVRIAQIVVDGPRQVHNQRRPLINGSGTFDVIMKNLKDISAKMDVALRVNLDSTNANSHNITSLLDSLRQCNLPGTTIIELAHVMPFTSHCFEFIKKYGLSSKEFGDRLSKLYPLVYESGFRPKIDISPEISISPCMTDSCFGISEEGDLYRCFLLIGDKNECVGNLLKDNSSLENDKKYIIWNTWSPFSQEECRKCNILPICMGGGCPLYDVVQNDDLHKDVRCIPLKFYINEAIKLNCRMLQRWRKDENAI; from the coding sequence TTGAAAGCATCAATGTTTAATATTCTGACAGAGCAGGATGACGGGTCAATCCTATTTTATAACAGTATGTGGGGAACACTCGCCACTATGGATAAAAAAAGCTATGATATCTATAAAGCAATAATAGATACTGGATATAAAGAGGACGAAGCGGACCCTGAAATACATACCCTGGCTGTTCAGCTTAAGAAAGGCGGTTTTATTGTTGAAGACAGTATTGATGAACTTAAATGCCTGAAACAGCGGTATGAAAATAATAAATCATCCTTTTCGATATTTCGGTTATATATTGTTCCTACAAGTGCTTGTAATTTTGCCTGCAAATATTGCTACTATGAAGGTTGTGGAAATAATAAAATGCCGGAAGAGGTGCAGGACGCATTGCTGGAGTTTGTAAAAAAAAGAATCGGAAGCAGAAAAGTTCTGAACATTGTATGGACAGGAGGTGAGCCGACACTTGCGCCTGATGTTATTATTCGCCTTTCAAAAGGATTAATGAAAATTACAAAAGAACTAGGCATAGCTTATGTTTCATCCATCTTTACAAACGGATATCTTTTTGACAGAGATATGGCGGAAGAACTGTATGAGTATGGTGTACGTATAGCTCAGATTGTAGTGGACGGTCCGCGCCAGGTGCATAATCAAAGAAGACCTTTGATTAACGGTTCTGGAACTTTTGATGTTATTATGAAAAATCTCAAAGATATATCAGCAAAAATGGATGTAGCATTAAGGGTAAATCTTGATTCAACGAATGCGAACAGCCATAATATTACAAGCCTGCTTGATTCTCTCAGACAATGTAATTTGCCTGGAACTACTATTATTGAACTGGCGCATGTAATGCCGTTTACTTCACACTGCTTTGAGTTTATCAAGAAATACGGTCTAAGTAGTAAAGAATTTGGGGACAGGCTTTCCAAACTTTATCCACTGGTTTATGAGAGTGGTTTCAGGCCGAAGATTGACATATCTCCTGAAATAAGTATTTCTCCCTGTATGACAGATAGTTGTTTTGGCATTTCGGAAGAAGGAGATCTCTACAGATGTTTTTTGCTTATAGGGGATAAAAATGAATGTGTGGGAAATCTTTTAAAAGATAACAGTTCTCTGGAAAACGACAAGAAATATATCATATGGAATACATGGAGTCCATTTTCACAGGAAGAATGTCGCAAGTGCAATATACTTCCCATATGTATGGGAGGAGGATGTCCTTTGTATGATGTTGTTCAGAATGATGATTTACATAAAGATGTCCGTTGTATACCGTTAAAATTTTATATAAATGAGGCCATAAAATTAAATTGCAGGATGCTGCAGAGATGGAGGAAAGATGAAAATGCAATATAG
- a CDS encoding response regulator: MYKILIVDDEKLIRRGIIAKLVHNKIEFSWIGEASDGKEAWAMIESERPHIVITDVRMPVMDGIQLIKNCREKYPQMKFIVISGYAEFEYAEQALNMGASGYILKPIDDKKLAQIMRRVTEEISNYRKAEKNAREVLLFEKERESVRQEQILNQIFFSSQTLEEEILLQQINLPNVDQNTSYILALLHVDSSSFYQSSFKVGDLELIKFSIKNILNEIDFDCGKIFVDNLKDVNQLFLLFYDSDENKLKRSCKKFIINAFSFIQKYLNISITIAVSGVEGKLSNKIYKQASIAFDRRLIQGGNQIFFYEEINGYSQFSISKHKFKLLERCMEIYDLNGIQNVLNDIFSSKEAVDIPGIYIRLAYSEVISSLLKVCNRFDIKGLTDSEFLSGRVIDSFENSRQIVDYLYSKIVDTLKDKKLVRADCKKIIEDIEAFIQKNFASKITVAELAKKYAINPDYLSFLFKQETGENITKYLMEIRIERACKLLKETELTISDISYSVGYQDQQYFNRIFKKVIGMTPGEYRNLSKECSEIENLNKDQFKSRFLKY; the protein is encoded by the coding sequence GTGTATAAAATATTGATTGTAGATGATGAAAAACTGATTCGAAGAGGTATAATTGCTAAACTTGTACACAACAAGATCGAGTTTTCCTGGATTGGGGAAGCTTCTGACGGAAAAGAAGCATGGGCTATGATAGAGTCGGAACGTCCACATATTGTTATTACCGATGTTCGGATGCCGGTTATGGATGGAATACAACTCATTAAAAACTGCCGTGAAAAGTACCCTCAAATGAAGTTTATCGTAATCAGTGGGTATGCCGAATTTGAGTATGCTGAACAAGCGCTGAATATGGGTGCTAGTGGCTACATCCTAAAACCAATTGATGATAAAAAACTGGCACAAATAATGAGAAGAGTGACAGAAGAAATTTCCAACTATCGAAAAGCTGAAAAAAATGCCAGGGAAGTTCTACTTTTTGAGAAAGAGAGAGAAAGTGTACGCCAGGAACAAATTCTTAACCAGATATTTTTTTCCTCCCAGACCCTTGAAGAAGAGATTTTGTTACAGCAAATCAACTTACCAAACGTTGATCAAAATACCAGTTATATTCTTGCACTGCTCCATGTAGATAGCTCGAGTTTTTATCAGTCATCTTTTAAAGTGGGAGATTTGGAGCTTATTAAGTTTTCCATCAAAAACATATTAAATGAAATTGATTTTGATTGCGGCAAAATTTTTGTCGATAACCTAAAAGATGTAAATCAGTTGTTTTTACTTTTTTATGACAGTGATGAGAATAAGCTTAAGAGATCCTGCAAAAAATTTATTATAAATGCATTTTCTTTTATCCAGAAGTACTTAAATATTTCTATAACGATTGCGGTAAGTGGGGTTGAAGGTAAGCTGTCAAATAAAATATATAAGCAAGCCTCTATTGCCTTTGACCGGAGACTGATTCAAGGGGGCAATCAAATATTTTTTTATGAAGAAATCAATGGATACTCCCAATTTTCTATTTCTAAGCATAAGTTCAAACTTTTAGAGAGATGTATGGAAATTTATGATTTAAATGGCATACAAAATGTTTTAAATGATATTTTTTCATCTAAAGAAGCCGTGGACATACCCGGAATTTATATAAGGTTGGCCTATTCCGAGGTAATCAGCAGCCTCTTGAAAGTTTGCAATAGATTTGATATCAAAGGTTTAACAGATTCTGAATTTTTATCTGGCAGAGTCATTGACTCTTTTGAGAACTCACGCCAAATTGTTGATTACCTTTATTCAAAGATTGTCGATACTTTAAAAGATAAAAAATTAGTTAGAGCTGACTGTAAAAAAATTATTGAAGATATAGAAGCTTTTATTCAAAAAAATTTTGCCAGTAAAATAACAGTCGCAGAATTGGCAAAGAAATATGCTATTAACCCCGATTATCTTTCTTTTCTTTTCAAACAGGAAACGGGGGAAAATATTACCAAGTATCTAATGGAAATTCGCATTGAAAGGGCTTGTAAATTATTAAAGGAGACAGAATTGACGATTTCCGATATTTCGTATAGTGTGGGATATCAGGATCAGCAATATTTTAACCGCATATTTAAAAAAGTGATTGGAATGACTCCAGGAGAATATAGAAATTTGAGTAAGGAATGCTCTGAAATTGAAAATTTAAATAAGGATCAATTCAAGTCCCGATTTTTAAAGTATTAA
- a CDS encoding sensor histidine kinase: protein MEQYIANVNYKLNLYRSMADAISENGVVQDIMSRQNEITPMNIMETINKLRKEITSVFLKKNEEDIYLIVLYTYNTDLPLDGMLLRNIEHVKDEEWFKNIKQKKIFYNYFFHTSQINNFRLLSIIRPIININEGDFTKHLGIVQVSLKANEIFRLAKEMSEKNPMEILILDQERNIIFNDNINSADNILNNQDILNGKVKNGLIRDGGKKKIVVNKNILPYGWQVVALFPYDKVESEIRALSMLIFLIVTVILIISVSLALMFSKLFTKRLHLLVQKMKMVEEGKLQITNVIEGNDEVGLLDRKFNNMVKRLKSLINENYIQRLEKREAELNALQLQINPHFLYNTLECISAIAAIHNCFDICNICQKLGDMFRYNINMKKNEFVSLKEEINHIQNYIYIQEMRFEGCFEVRYNIPEELSECKVLKFILQPIIENALNHGLDGKEEKGHLLISGTVHDNVLFLTVEDDGVGMPPGKVEELNAYINQIDNNEIEQVKKSIGLKNVNARIKIVYGDIYGVSVESQLNVGTRVTITLPYYRESKGEV, encoded by the coding sequence GTGGAACAATATATAGCAAATGTAAATTATAAACTAAACTTGTATCGTAGTATGGCAGATGCTATTTCTGAAAACGGAGTAGTACAAGATATTATGTCAAGGCAAAATGAAATTACTCCTATGAATATTATGGAGACAATTAACAAATTAAGGAAAGAAATAACAAGTGTATTTCTAAAGAAAAATGAAGAAGATATTTACCTGATTGTTTTGTATACATACAATACAGATTTGCCCCTGGATGGTATGTTATTGAGAAATATTGAGCATGTTAAAGATGAGGAATGGTTTAAAAATATCAAACAAAAGAAGATTTTCTACAATTATTTCTTTCATACATCTCAAATAAATAATTTCAGGCTTTTATCCATAATAAGACCGATAATAAACATAAATGAAGGTGATTTTACTAAACATCTAGGTATTGTACAAGTAAGTTTAAAGGCAAATGAAATATTCAGATTAGCAAAGGAAATGTCTGAAAAAAATCCCATGGAGATATTAATTTTAGATCAAGAAAGAAATATTATATTCAATGATAACATAAACAGTGCTGATAACATCCTAAATAATCAAGACATACTTAATGGAAAAGTTAAAAATGGTCTAATCAGAGATGGTGGGAAAAAGAAAATTGTAGTCAATAAGAATATTCTTCCTTATGGATGGCAGGTTGTTGCACTCTTCCCTTATGATAAAGTGGAGTCAGAGATAAGAGCACTTAGCATGCTTATCTTTCTTATTGTTACTGTTATTTTAATAATCTCTGTTAGTCTAGCCTTAATGTTTTCTAAATTATTTACAAAAAGACTCCATTTACTCGTTCAAAAAATGAAAATGGTAGAAGAAGGAAAACTGCAAATTACAAATGTTATCGAAGGGAATGATGAGGTGGGACTGTTAGATAGAAAATTTAATAATATGGTGAAAAGACTAAAAAGTCTCATCAATGAGAATTACATTCAACGGCTGGAAAAAAGAGAAGCTGAGCTAAATGCGCTACAACTCCAGATTAATCCACATTTTCTCTACAATACACTAGAATGTATCAGTGCAATTGCTGCTATCCATAATTGCTTTGATATATGCAACATTTGTCAGAAACTAGGAGATATGTTCAGATATAACATAAATATGAAAAAAAACGAATTTGTGTCTCTTAAAGAAGAGATTAACCATATACAGAACTATATTTATATACAAGAGATGCGGTTTGAAGGGTGTTTTGAAGTACGATATAATATTCCCGAGGAATTGTCAGAATGTAAGGTGCTAAAATTTATTTTGCAACCGATTATAGAAAATGCCCTAAATCATGGTCTTGATGGAAAAGAAGAAAAGGGACATCTCTTAATTTCCGGTACAGTTCATGATAACGTGCTGTTTTTGACTGTCGAAGACGATGGTGTAGGAATGCCTCCAGGGAAAGTAGAAGAGCTGAATGCGTATATCAATCAGATTGATAATAATGAAATAGAGCAAGTAAAGAAAAGCATAGGGTTGAAGAATGTGAACGCAAGGATTAAAATAGTATATGGAGATATTTATGGTGTTTCGGTTGAGAGCCAATTAAATGTTGGTACGCGAGTAACTATCACCTTACCTTATTATAGGGAAAGTAAAGGGGAGGTATAA